In one window of Pseudobythopirellula maris DNA:
- a CDS encoding PQQ-dependent sugar dehydrogenase, giving the protein MALLTSPFAATSRAPAAAFDLLGDALPFSGATLHVEPYAAMPAGFDKIIGMTYRPDDSRMYVTTNQGTVFAIDELGSGEREATPWFDARAAVLAATGRSMNDVTSQRGLQSVAFHPEFGDASAPGYGKLYTTMLEDRPDNPGASEFKYLGNSTHSYVTADGVLAEWTYDFGAGGVATNSYRELFRVNMPNYDHPIKMASFNPHATPGDEDYGLLYMTHGDSNNQDSRNDDPQDRGDLMGKMIRINPLESGTDRYTIPPTNPFAESQDPDVLKEVYAYGFRNPHTFSFNPDDQGNTHILVGDIGRDNIEEVNLVQPGRNYGWTKREGTFVHHQHTEPHPDTGYYYGVDDLPADEATVGVDEYGERYTYPVAQWDHNGVNVELGADWWTGNAISSSFVIQNGSDPALDNQFIHLNFANNHGDVYHNDFDDILGAVTQLDPNDPSRDEPAELTQAENLRLRVSYDHDNDPETPPVLTESFHEVVGGGRNDARFAEGLLGEMYISSKENGVIYLVTNTVPLAGDYNQDLVVDAADFTVWRDAYGQQGYRLNADGNGDRVVDELDYDLWVANFGKTWSSPGSSASVPEPAGVALLGIVAVVGAVRRRSGRA; this is encoded by the coding sequence TTGGCCCTACTGACCTCCCCGTTCGCCGCGACGAGCCGCGCCCCCGCCGCCGCCTTCGACCTGCTGGGCGACGCCCTCCCCTTCTCGGGCGCCACGCTGCACGTGGAGCCCTACGCCGCCATGCCGGCCGGATTCGACAAGATCATTGGAATGACCTACCGTCCGGACGACAGCCGGATGTACGTGACCACCAACCAAGGCACGGTCTTCGCGATCGACGAGCTCGGCTCGGGCGAGAGGGAGGCGACCCCCTGGTTCGACGCCCGGGCGGCGGTGCTCGCCGCCACCGGACGCTCCATGAACGATGTTACCTCGCAGAGAGGGCTGCAGTCGGTCGCGTTCCATCCGGAGTTTGGCGACGCTAGCGCCCCCGGCTACGGCAAGCTTTACACGACGATGCTCGAAGACCGCCCCGATAATCCTGGAGCGTCGGAATTCAAGTACCTGGGCAACAGCACCCACAGCTACGTCACCGCCGACGGTGTGCTCGCCGAATGGACTTACGACTTCGGAGCGGGCGGGGTAGCCACCAACTCCTACCGTGAGCTCTTCCGCGTCAACATGCCCAACTACGACCACCCGATCAAAATGGCGAGCTTCAACCCGCACGCCACGCCCGGCGACGAAGACTACGGCCTCTTGTACATGACGCACGGAGACTCCAACAACCAAGACTCCCGCAACGACGACCCGCAAGACCGGGGCGACCTGATGGGCAAGATGATCCGCATCAATCCACTCGAATCGGGCACGGACCGCTACACGATCCCGCCGACCAACCCCTTCGCCGAAAGCCAAGACCCCGACGTGCTCAAGGAAGTCTACGCCTACGGCTTCCGCAACCCACACACCTTTTCGTTCAATCCCGACGACCAAGGGAACACGCACATCCTCGTCGGCGACATCGGCCGCGACAACATCGAGGAAGTGAACCTCGTGCAACCGGGGCGCAACTACGGCTGGACCAAGCGGGAAGGAACCTTCGTCCACCACCAGCACACCGAGCCCCACCCCGACACCGGCTACTACTACGGCGTCGACGACCTGCCCGCCGACGAGGCGACCGTGGGCGTCGATGAGTACGGCGAACGCTACACCTACCCGGTCGCCCAGTGGGACCACAACGGCGTGAATGTCGAACTCGGCGCCGACTGGTGGACCGGCAACGCGATCTCCTCATCGTTCGTCATCCAGAACGGCAGCGACCCGGCGCTCGACAATCAGTTCATCCACCTGAACTTCGCCAACAACCACGGCGACGTCTACCATAACGATTTCGACGACATCCTGGGCGCCGTCACCCAGCTCGACCCCAACGACCCGAGCCGCGACGAGCCGGCGGAGTTGACCCAGGCGGAGAACCTCCGACTGCGTGTTTCGTACGACCACGACAACGACCCCGAGACCCCCCCGGTGCTGACGGAGAGCTTCCATGAGGTGGTTGGGGGTGGCCGCAACGACGCCCGCTTCGCCGAGGGGCTGCTCGGCGAGATGTACATCTCCTCCAAGGAGAACGGCGTGATCTATCTGGTCACCAACACCGTCCCGCTGGCGGGAGACTACAACCAAGACCTGGTCGTCGACGCGGCCGACTTCACGGTGTGGCGCGACGCTTACGGCCAACAGGGCTACCGCCTCAACGCCGACGGCAACGGCGACCGCGTGGTCGACGAACTCGATTACGACCTGTGGGTGGCGAACTTCGGCAAGACTTGGTCGTCGCCCGGATCGAGCGCCTCCGTACCCGAACCCGCGGGCGTCGCCCTGCTGGGAATCGTGGCGGTGGTTGGCGCCGTGCGGCGTCGCTCCGGCCGCGCATGA
- a CDS encoding endonuclease has protein sequence MKFFRSAAAALSLSLLAFSGAATADQWDSPASYYNAASGSGSTLKNQLRSIMSSGHILRSYGDFRYSAAITDQDPNNPSRILLVYNRASVPATWNSGSTWNREHLWPQSRQPGSASNSSRNNLSDPHSLRPSNPSINSSRGNKPFGYDNTTGSYGSQGSYYFPGDADKGDVARAMFYHDTRWGSYGLSLTDGFPGGNQMGDLSSMVAWNYLDTPDEFERRRNHTIYSSSYNPSYYTNNRNAYVDHPEYVWSVFVDQQNDSRLYVGGGPDANGGSSLDVDLGPVIVGATPGSTSLSLNKVGQDGVYYEVTASGDATSSVNGRYNAFAINSSGADSRSLNVGLNVPASTPGAFAGQVTIDNLDITTGGGAGRGANDQNDVIDVYATVYDHASPSFASGVEQTSLLFDFGVVAQGASLADFEFDLFNYEALAGLTAGLDLDGFFGVGDTSAFSVDGSLFSGLVAGASEAFTASMSTSVLGSFSADYTFSFSDEDLPGAASLGDLTLTLTGAVEAAGILGDFNGDTLVDALDIDMLFAAMPDTVPPGDAIYDLNNDGAIDGDTNGADDTDLEVLVHALLGTEFGDLNLDGSIAIDDFSTLSANFGMTGAGWADGDLNGDGLVTIDDFSLISANFGFSGSAGPSVSVPEPTAFGVLLVGCLGVVARRRSC, from the coding sequence ATGAAGTTCTTTCGAAGCGCCGCAGCAGCCCTGTCTCTTTCCCTCTTAGCCTTCAGCGGCGCGGCGACCGCTGACCAATGGGACTCACCCGCGTCGTACTACAACGCGGCCTCCGGAAGCGGATCGACTCTCAAGAATCAGCTCCGCTCGATCATGTCGAGCGGGCACATCCTGCGTTCGTACGGCGATTTCCGATACTCCGCGGCGATCACCGATCAGGACCCCAACAACCCCAGCAGGATCTTGCTGGTTTACAACCGCGCGTCGGTGCCGGCCACTTGGAACAGCGGCAGCACCTGGAACCGCGAGCACCTCTGGCCGCAGTCGCGTCAGCCCGGCAGCGCGTCGAACTCCTCACGCAACAACCTGTCCGATCCTCACTCGCTCCGCCCGTCGAACCCCAGCATCAACAGCTCGCGCGGCAACAAGCCGTTCGGCTACGACAACACGACCGGCAGCTACGGCAGCCAAGGCTCGTACTACTTCCCCGGCGACGCCGACAAGGGCGACGTCGCGCGGGCGATGTTCTATCACGACACCCGCTGGGGCTCTTACGGTTTGTCGCTCACCGATGGGTTCCCCGGCGGCAACCAGATGGGCGACTTGTCATCGATGGTAGCCTGGAACTACCTCGACACGCCCGACGAGTTCGAGCGTCGCCGCAACCACACGATCTACAGCTCGTCCTACAACCCGTCTTACTACACGAACAATCGCAACGCCTACGTCGACCATCCGGAGTACGTATGGTCGGTGTTCGTCGACCAGCAGAACGACAGCCGGCTGTACGTTGGCGGCGGCCCCGACGCCAACGGCGGCTCCTCGCTGGACGTTGACCTCGGCCCCGTCATCGTCGGCGCCACGCCGGGCTCCACTTCGCTCTCGCTCAACAAAGTCGGTCAGGACGGCGTGTACTACGAGGTGACGGCGAGCGGCGACGCGACCTCCTCGGTCAACGGCCGCTACAACGCCTTCGCCATCAACTCTTCGGGGGCCGACTCGCGTTCGCTCAATGTCGGGCTGAACGTTCCGGCCTCGACGCCCGGCGCCTTCGCGGGGCAGGTGACGATCGACAACCTCGACATCACGACCGGCGGCGGCGCCGGCCGCGGGGCGAACGATCAGAACGACGTGATCGACGTCTACGCCACAGTTTACGATCACGCCTCGCCCTCTTTCGCTTCCGGCGTGGAGCAGACGAGTCTACTCTTCGACTTCGGCGTCGTCGCGCAGGGCGCCTCGCTCGCCGATTTCGAGTTCGACCTGTTTAACTACGAAGCCCTTGCGGGACTGACCGCTGGTCTCGACCTCGACGGGTTCTTCGGCGTGGGCGACACCTCGGCGTTCAGCGTGGACGGCTCGCTCTTCAGCGGGTTGGTTGCCGGCGCTTCGGAGGCGTTCACCGCCTCGATGAGCACCTCGGTCCTCGGCTCGTTCAGCGCCGACTACACCTTCAGCTTCTCTGACGAAGACCTCCCCGGCGCCGCTTCGCTCGGCGATCTGACCCTCACCCTCACCGGCGCCGTGGAGGCGGCGGGCATCCTGGGAGACTTCAATGGCGACACGCTGGTCGACGCCCTGGACATCGACATGCTCTTCGCCGCGATGCCCGACACGGTCCCACCGGGCGACGCGATTTACGACCTCAACAACGACGGCGCCATCGATGGCGACACCAACGGCGCCGACGACACGGACCTCGAGGTGCTGGTCCACGCCTTGCTGGGAACGGAGTTCGGCGACTTGAACCTAGACGGCTCGATCGCCATCGATGACTTCTCGACCCTGTCGGCAAACTTCGGCATGACCGGGGCTGGTTGGGCGGATGGCGACCTCAACGGAGACGGCCTCGTCACGATCGATGACTTCTCCTTGATCTCGGCAAACTTTGGGTTCTCGGGTTCCGCCGGCCCTTCCGTTTCCGTGCCCGAGCCCACGGCGTTTGGGGTTTTGCTGGTCGGCTGTCTGGGAGTCGTGGCCCGCCGGCGGAGCTGCTAG
- a CDS encoding glycosyltransferase family 2 protein, with amino-acid sequence MHLLIVLVNYHGSRLTTDCLRSLKPELEALPEAHVALCENGSGDEETQRLREAINELGLAERVTLTAISPNRGFTGGNNAVIRPAMEGPTPPDAVFLLNNDTVVLPGAIQKLVAFMRQRPEVGLCGSRLEYPDGESQRAARRVLNAVNEFESRLRLGVASRALSPWVIAPPDREEPHECGWVPGAALLVRRNVIEKVGLLDEDLFTYFDDVDYCLRAKRAGWTTWYVPESRIVHLVGQTTGITDTVAKPKRVARYWFLARRHYFLKNFGVAHATVADAAAIAGQCLWRLRTRLTNRVDNDPPYMLSDLIRNSVFVTGFRIRPVPNPALADRLRPDTSPS; translated from the coding sequence ATGCACCTGCTGATCGTCCTGGTCAATTACCACGGCAGCCGTCTCACGACCGACTGCTTACGATCCCTCAAGCCCGAGCTCGAAGCGCTGCCCGAGGCACACGTGGCGCTCTGCGAGAACGGCTCGGGCGACGAGGAGACCCAGCGTCTTCGCGAGGCGATCAACGAGCTCGGCCTCGCCGAGCGTGTGACGCTCACTGCGATCTCCCCCAACCGAGGTTTCACCGGCGGCAACAACGCCGTGATCAGACCGGCGATGGAGGGGCCTACGCCCCCCGACGCTGTTTTCCTGCTAAATAACGACACAGTCGTGCTGCCGGGCGCGATCCAGAAGCTCGTCGCTTTCATGCGTCAGCGGCCCGAGGTCGGCCTGTGCGGCAGCCGGCTGGAGTACCCCGACGGCGAATCGCAGCGGGCCGCACGGCGAGTTCTGAACGCCGTGAACGAGTTCGAATCGCGGCTGCGACTGGGGGTGGCGTCGAGGGCTCTCTCGCCGTGGGTGATCGCCCCGCCCGACCGCGAAGAGCCGCACGAGTGCGGCTGGGTGCCTGGCGCCGCGTTGCTGGTCCGTCGCAATGTGATAGAGAAGGTCGGGCTCCTGGACGAAGACCTGTTCACCTACTTTGACGACGTCGACTACTGCCTCCGGGCCAAGCGGGCCGGCTGGACGACATGGTACGTCCCGGAGAGCCGCATCGTGCACCTGGTGGGCCAGACCACCGGCATCACCGACACCGTCGCGAAGCCTAAACGCGTGGCGCGCTATTGGTTTCTAGCGCGTCGGCATTACTTCCTAAAAAACTTCGGTGTTGCGCACGCCACGGTAGCCGACGCGGCGGCGATCGCAGGGCAATGTTTATGGAGGCTTCGCACGCGCTTAACAAACCGCGTTGACAATGACCCCCCATACATGCTCAGTGATTTGATTCGCAACAGCGTATTCGTCACGGGCTTCCGGATCCGTCCGGTGCCGAACCCCGCCTTGGCCGATCGCCTCCGGCCCGACACGAGCCCCTCCTAA
- the rfbF gene encoding glucose-1-phosphate cytidylyltransferase, giving the protein MPADSPPSLADVPVFVLCGGLGTRFREETEFRPKPMIEVGHRPILWHIMRSYAAHGFKRFVLCLGYKAEVIKEYFLHYSSLNSDFTVDLSNNEATIHSVEHKDDWSVTLAFTGDKTMTGGRIARAAQRYLGDAEHFAVTYGDGVCDADLGDEFRCHLTHDRIGTVLGVNPPSRFGEIRLEGNNVLEFSEKPEFEESWINGGYFFFRRAFLEYLSADEACVLERAPLVNLAADHQLSMYKHPGFWQCMDTQRDKETLEGLWASGEAPWARKPTDVDASGDATRSSQTTLNA; this is encoded by the coding sequence ATGCCAGCAGACTCGCCCCCTTCGCTCGCGGATGTCCCGGTCTTTGTTCTCTGCGGCGGTCTCGGCACCCGGTTTCGCGAAGAGACCGAGTTCCGCCCCAAGCCGATGATCGAGGTCGGCCACCGGCCGATCCTATGGCACATCATGCGGTCCTACGCGGCCCACGGCTTCAAACGCTTCGTCCTTTGCCTCGGCTACAAGGCAGAGGTGATTAAGGAATACTTCCTCCACTACTCGTCGCTCAACAGCGACTTTACGGTCGACCTGTCGAACAACGAGGCGACGATCCACTCGGTCGAGCACAAGGACGACTGGAGCGTCACACTCGCCTTTACCGGCGATAAGACGATGACCGGCGGCCGGATCGCCCGGGCCGCCCAGCGGTACCTCGGCGACGCCGAGCACTTTGCCGTGACCTACGGCGACGGCGTCTGCGACGCCGACCTTGGCGACGAATTCCGTTGCCATCTGACGCACGACCGGATCGGCACGGTGCTCGGGGTGAACCCGCCCTCGCGGTTCGGAGAGATCCGCCTCGAAGGCAACAACGTGCTGGAGTTCTCCGAGAAGCCCGAATTCGAGGAGAGCTGGATCAACGGCGGCTACTTCTTCTTCCGGAGGGCTTTCCTCGAATACCTCAGCGCCGACGAGGCGTGTGTGCTGGAGCGCGCCCCGCTGGTCAACCTGGCGGCCGATCACCAGCTGTCGATGTACAAGCACCCGGGCTTCTGGCAGTGCATGGATACCCAGCGGGACAAAGAAACTCTCGAAGGCTTGTGGGCGAGCGGCGAAGCGCCGTGGGCCCGCAAGCCGACCGACGTCGACGCGAGCGGTGACGCAACGCGATCCTCCCAGACCACACTCAACGCCTGA
- a CDS encoding NAD-dependent epimerase/dehydratase family protein, whose product MNIFVTGHLGYIGVHLVELLKAAGHRVTGCDLGLFEGCEWEPFVRPDVELLKDVGDVTEGDLEGHDALCHLAAISNDPMGDLNPEITLSVNRDKSVELARRAKSAGVGRFLFSGSCSVYGAGEKLDLEETDPLNPLTAYAQSKIETEERLWELSDDGFSTASLRNATAYGHSPMLRIDLVVNNLLGSALSYGEIRIKSDGSPWRPLVHCRDIARAFVAFAEAPREAIHNQAINVGGNQENYQVRDVGDLVKQLIPTAEVAYTGEVGEDPRNYRVKFDKLGKLLPGFKLQYTLASGMEELHRAMVDHGFNKIDFEGDRFVRLRTLRDRMEMLSPASAV is encoded by the coding sequence ATGAACATCTTTGTCACCGGCCACCTCGGCTACATCGGTGTCCACTTGGTCGAGTTGCTCAAGGCGGCCGGCCATCGCGTCACTGGCTGCGACCTCGGCTTGTTCGAGGGTTGCGAGTGGGAGCCGTTCGTTCGGCCCGACGTGGAGCTCCTCAAAGACGTCGGCGACGTGACCGAAGGCGACCTTGAGGGTCACGACGCGCTCTGTCACTTGGCGGCGATCAGCAACGACCCGATGGGTGACCTCAACCCCGAGATCACCCTGTCGGTCAACCGCGACAAGTCGGTCGAGCTGGCGCGCCGCGCGAAGTCGGCCGGCGTGGGGCGTTTCCTGTTCTCGGGCTCCTGCTCGGTTTACGGCGCCGGTGAGAAGCTGGACCTCGAAGAGACCGACCCGCTCAACCCACTGACCGCCTACGCCCAGAGCAAGATCGAGACCGAGGAGCGGCTTTGGGAGTTGTCGGACGACGGCTTCTCGACCGCCTCGCTGCGCAACGCCACGGCCTACGGCCACTCGCCGATGCTGCGGATCGACTTGGTGGTGAACAACCTGCTCGGCTCGGCTCTCTCGTACGGAGAGATCCGCATCAAGAGCGACGGCTCGCCGTGGCGGCCGCTCGTTCATTGTCGCGACATCGCTCGCGCTTTCGTGGCGTTCGCCGAGGCGCCGCGTGAGGCGATCCACAACCAAGCGATCAACGTCGGCGGCAACCAGGAGAACTACCAAGTCCGCGACGTCGGCGACTTGGTCAAGCAGCTGATTCCCACGGCCGAGGTGGCTTACACCGGCGAGGTGGGCGAGGACCCGCGGAACTACCGTGTGAAGTTCGACAAGCTCGGCAAGCTGCTCCCCGGATTCAAGCTCCAGTACACGCTCGCCAGCGGCATGGAAGAGCTGCACCGGGCGATGGTCGACCACGGCTTCAACAAGATCGACTTCGAGGGCGACCGGTTCGTGCGGCTCCGCACGCTCCGCGATCGCATGGAGATGCTTTCCCCCGCGTCGGCCGTCTAA
- the rfbC gene encoding dTDP-4-dehydrorhamnose 3,5-epimerase has protein sequence MIFEETPLSGAYVIDLEKRGDDRGFFARVFCENEFGELDLAQNFLQVNNSLTTDRGALRGMHYQLAPHAETKVVRCIKGSLWDCIIDLRFDSPTFGEWYGIELSAENRRMLYVPKGFAHGFITLEPSTEALYFVDEFYAPQAERGVRYNDPRFGIEWPIEPVVLSEKDASWPDFDEAYHLV, from the coding sequence TTGATTTTTGAAGAGACACCGCTTAGCGGCGCGTACGTGATCGACCTGGAGAAACGCGGCGACGACCGTGGTTTCTTTGCCCGAGTGTTCTGCGAGAACGAGTTCGGCGAGTTGGACCTCGCGCAGAACTTCTTGCAGGTGAATAACTCGCTCACCACCGATCGCGGCGCCCTTCGGGGGATGCACTACCAGCTCGCTCCCCACGCCGAGACCAAGGTGGTGCGTTGTATCAAGGGCTCGCTGTGGGACTGCATCATCGACCTCCGCTTCGATTCGCCGACCTTTGGCGAATGGTATGGGATCGAGCTGTCGGCCGAGAACCGCCGTATGCTCTACGTCCCGAAAGGCTTCGCCCACGGCTTTATCACGCTCGAGCCGTCAACCGAGGCGCTTTACTTCGTCGACGAGTTCTACGCCCCCCAGGCCGAGCGCGGCGTCCGCTACAACGACCCAAGGTTCGGCATCGAATGGCCGATCGAGCCCGTCGTGCTTTCTGAAAAAGACGCGAGCTGGCCCGACTTCGACGAAGCCTACCACTTGGTCTGA
- a CDS encoding NAD-dependent epimerase/dehydratase family protein yields the protein MRILMTGASSFTGYWFAKQLTENGHEVVATFTRPKADEYDGEPRAHRVASLLGFVEPRFGVRFGDERFASAIEDEHYDAVCAHGADVTEYKSPDFDICRAVANNTLGLTRVLRATAEKGMRVVLTGSVFEGGEGAGSEGLPHFSPYGMSKAFTAELFRHYSRREGADLGKFVIPNPFGPLEEPRFTNYLIKTWRAEETAGVRTPLYVRDNVPVSLLAAAYARFVTNPPANGYTHCSPSGYAEAQGAFAERFAREMRPRLGLPCELELASQTEFAEPRVRVNTEPLNGADFGWDESRAWDEVAEFYESVPSMV from the coding sequence ATGCGCATTCTGATGACCGGCGCCAGTTCCTTCACGGGGTACTGGTTTGCCAAGCAACTTACCGAGAATGGTCACGAAGTGGTCGCAACCTTTACTCGCCCGAAAGCGGATGAGTACGACGGCGAGCCACGTGCGCACCGAGTGGCGTCGCTGCTCGGCTTTGTCGAGCCGCGCTTCGGCGTGCGTTTTGGCGACGAGCGGTTCGCCAGCGCAATCGAAGACGAGCACTACGATGCGGTCTGCGCCCACGGCGCCGACGTGACGGAGTACAAGAGCCCCGACTTCGACATCTGCCGGGCGGTGGCCAACAACACGTTGGGTCTGACTCGAGTCCTCCGGGCCACGGCGGAGAAAGGGATGCGGGTGGTGCTCACCGGCAGCGTTTTTGAGGGTGGCGAGGGCGCCGGGTCAGAGGGGCTGCCCCACTTCTCCCCTTATGGGATGAGCAAGGCGTTCACCGCAGAGTTGTTCCGCCATTACTCCCGGCGTGAGGGCGCCGATCTCGGCAAGTTTGTCATCCCCAACCCGTTCGGTCCCCTTGAGGAGCCGCGGTTCACGAACTACTTGATCAAGACCTGGCGCGCCGAGGAAACGGCCGGCGTGCGGACGCCGCTCTATGTGCGCGACAACGTGCCGGTCTCTTTGCTGGCCGCGGCTTACGCTCGCTTTGTGACCAACCCGCCCGCCAACGGCTACACCCACTGCAGCCCGAGCGGCTACGCCGAGGCACAGGGCGCGTTCGCCGAGCGATTCGCCCGCGAGATGCGTCCACGCCTAGGCCTTCCTTGCGAGTTGGAGTTGGCGTCGCAAACCGAGTTCGCGGAGCCGCGGGTGCGGGTCAACACCGAGCCGCTCAACGGCGCCGATTTCGGCTGGGACGAGAGCCGCGCTTGGGACGAGGTCGCGGAGTTCTACGAGTCCGTTCCGTCCATGGTTTGA
- a CDS encoding serine O-acetyltransferase, which translates to MSLWSLWREDLRAHDGLALEQGFWALAVHRFGNWRMGIRSKLLRAPFSIAYKLLYRVVEWTCGVSLPYTVKVGRRVRIWHHGGMILHAETIGDDVMIRQNTTFGVVRTNHNFELPVICDGADIGVGAVILGAVRVGKNAVIGANAVVLNDVPDDAVAVGVPAKVVKYRHERPERTYTP; encoded by the coding sequence ATGAGTCTATGGTCTTTGTGGCGTGAAGACTTGCGGGCCCACGACGGGCTCGCGCTCGAGCAAGGTTTCTGGGCGTTGGCCGTCCACCGCTTCGGCAACTGGAGGATGGGCATCCGCAGCAAGCTGCTGAGGGCGCCGTTTTCTATCGCCTACAAGCTGCTCTACCGCGTAGTGGAATGGACCTGCGGCGTCAGCCTGCCCTACACGGTTAAGGTCGGCAGGCGGGTGCGGATCTGGCACCACGGCGGCATGATCTTGCACGCCGAGACGATCGGTGACGACGTGATGATCCGCCAGAACACCACCTTCGGCGTTGTCCGCACCAACCACAATTTCGAGCTGCCGGTCATCTGCGACGGCGCTGACATCGGCGTGGGAGCGGTGATCCTCGGCGCAGTTCGTGTTGGCAAGAACGCCGTGATCGGCGCCAATGCGGTCGTCTTGAATGACGTACCCGACGACGCGGTCGCCGTGGGCGTTCCCGCCAAGGTTGTCAAATACCGGCACGAACGGCCAGAAAGAACGTACACGCCATGA
- a CDS encoding glycosyltransferase, with amino-acid sequence MTGSLAVVAIGRNEGARLIRCLESIRDCGLTGVYVDSGSTDTSVAAATPLGFAVVELDPAKPFTAARARHEGFQRLRELSPSTELVMFVDGDCEIAEGWPNAATVFLHEHKDVGVVGGRRRERRPEASAYNRLCDIEWDTPTGEALAIGGDFVVRADAYEQAGGFDASVPSGEEPEFCKRLRAAGWTIHRLDQEMTLHDADITHFRPWWTRQIRSGYGGWDVERRFRLGVFDRMLRSAMVWGVAYPFVSLVASMLAAWMFGAVGCVTVLFAAGLGWLVQSARIARHARRQGHSWLASLEYGWLTMLSKPAISWGVFKSIRTRAQNKPTGIIEYKSNASECASA; translated from the coding sequence ATGACCGGAAGCCTGGCTGTCGTAGCGATTGGCCGGAACGAAGGCGCCCGGCTAATACGCTGCCTCGAATCTATCCGCGATTGCGGGCTTACGGGCGTTTACGTCGACTCGGGTTCGACCGACACGAGTGTGGCTGCGGCCACGCCGCTTGGCTTTGCTGTCGTCGAACTCGATCCTGCGAAGCCTTTCACTGCGGCCCGCGCCCGTCACGAGGGATTTCAAAGGTTGCGGGAGCTGTCGCCCTCGACCGAGCTGGTGATGTTCGTTGACGGCGACTGTGAGATCGCTGAAGGATGGCCAAACGCCGCGACCGTTTTCTTGCATGAGCATAAAGACGTCGGCGTGGTCGGCGGTCGACGCCGCGAGCGTCGTCCCGAGGCTTCCGCCTACAATCGGCTGTGCGACATCGAATGGGACACCCCTACCGGCGAAGCTCTGGCGATTGGGGGCGACTTTGTTGTCCGCGCCGACGCCTACGAACAGGCCGGTGGGTTCGACGCATCGGTTCCGTCCGGCGAAGAGCCGGAGTTCTGCAAACGTTTGCGAGCCGCCGGCTGGACGATCCATCGCCTCGATCAAGAGATGACGCTCCACGACGCCGACATCACGCATTTCCGCCCCTGGTGGACACGACAGATCCGCAGCGGCTACGGCGGATGGGACGTCGAACGGCGTTTCCGGCTGGGCGTGTTCGACCGCATGCTTCGCAGCGCGATGGTGTGGGGCGTGGCCTACCCGTTCGTAAGCCTCGTCGCCTCGATGCTCGCCGCGTGGATGTTCGGAGCCGTTGGGTGCGTCACCGTCTTGTTCGCAGCGGGCCTCGGCTGGTTGGTCCAATCGGCTAGGATAGCACGCCACGCGCGTCGCCAAGGCCATAGTTGGCTCGCAAGTCTCGAGTACGGCTGGCTCACGATGCTCTCGAAGCCAGCGATTTCGTGGGGCGTGTTCAAGTCGATCCGGACCCGGGCTCAGAACAAGCCAACCGGCATCATCGAGTACAAGTCCAACGCCAGCGAGTGCGCGTCGGCGTAA